A window of the Tenebrio molitor chromosome 1, icTenMoli1.1, whole genome shotgun sequence genome harbors these coding sequences:
- the LOC138141605 gene encoding 52 kDa repressor of the inhibitor of the protein kinase-like — MALRGHRDSGKISIITAPTDKNQGNFRAILRYRAKGDALLKNALEGPGERNKYTSSTIQNEIIDSCNALILERVVSEVNAAKCFSVLADETADISGVEQVSLCVRYVDLTTLKIKEHFLQFVPTADVTGEGLAKVILNNLREFGIDKKYLRGQGYDGVAAMSGEFNGVQAHVMKNHPTALYVHCAAHSLNLAVSKASEVPEIRNCLGIVGQAHNFFSYPKRRDVLNKALAEAENIPKIKTLKKMCTTRWIERFDSVSDFKEIYVYVVDALSEVSEWKDRVTANEARSLVNGITQGKFIIALFVTAKLFALGYPLSKHLQKISIDLKEAVSLAEGTISEMQKLRNNAEDEFKEIFKQATLLANEVSAFIVIPRLTAHQRHRSNPGNQNTPEDYYRVTLFIPYVERFLSELKKRFIDHKEVLAGFQALFPNKEGSTPEEQQQFDKESQNNFEYLIKFYSEDFNDNPEIIIAERKLWRRNNQKVETAIQQKRPHNCDQKIMLLHDNNYRVHKDRQVHEVIDECGFVKMEHPSYSPDFTLSD, encoded by the exons ATGGCACTTCGCGGTCATCGTGATTCTGGCAAGATTTCAATCATCACAGCGCCAACTGACAAAAATCAGGGCAACTTCCGAGCTATACTGCGTTATAGAGCTAAAGGGGATGCACTGCTGAAAAATGCTTTAGAGGGACCTGGAGAGAGAAACAAGTACACGAGTTCTACCATCCAGAACGAAATTATAGACTCATGTAACGCATTGATTCTAGAGCGTGTGGTTTCCGAAGTGAATGCGGCTAAATGCTTTTCAGTTTTGGCTGATGAAACTGCTGACATTTCGGGAGTTGAACAAGTGTCATTATGCGTGAGATATGTGGACTTGACCACACTGAAAATCAAAGAACACTTTTTACAATTTGTACCAACTGCAGACGTCACCGGAGAAGGGTTGGCAAAGGTCATCTTGAATAATTTGCGCGAATTTGGTATCGACAAAAAGTATTTACGTGGACAAGGATACGATGGAGTAGCGGCAATGTCTGGTGAATTTAATGGTGTTCAGGCTCACGTGATGAAAAATCATCCAACTGCATTGTATGTGCATTGCGCTGCTCATAGCCTCAACTTAGCTGTTTCAAAAGCTAGCGAGGTGCCAGaaattcgaaattgtttaGGTATTGTCGGTCAAGCCCACAATTTCTTTTCATATCCAAAGCGTCGAGATGTGTTAAATAAAGCTTTAGCAGAAGCAGAGAATATCCCTAAAATTAAGAcactaaaaaaaatgtgtactaCACGATGGATTGAGAGATTTGACTCCGTAAGTGACTTTAAAGAAATTTACGTCTATGTCGTAGATGCGCTTTCTGAAGTCTCAGAATGGAAAGATAGGGTCACTGCTAATGAAGCGAGATCTCTTGTAAATGGGATTACGCAAGGCAAGTTCATTATTGCTTTATTTGTTACTGCCAAACTTTTTGCTCTTGGGTATCCACTGAGCAAACATTTACAAAAGATAAGTATAGATTTAAAAGAAGCCGTATCATTAGCAGAAGGCACAATTTCCGAAATGcaaaaattgagaaataaTGCAGAGGATGAGTTTAaggaaatatttaaacaagCGACTCTATTAGCAAACGAAGTTTCAGCTTTTATTGTAATTCCAAGACTCACCGCTCATCAAAGACACAGATCCAATCCAGGGAACCAAAATACTCCAGAAGATTATTACAGAGTTACTCTCTTCATTCCATATGTCGAACGCTTCCTGAGCGAATTGAAAAAAAGGTTTATAGACCATAAAGAAGTCTTAGCAGGGTTCCAGGCATTATTTCCAAATAAGGAAGGCTCGACACCCGAAGAACAACAACAATTCGACAAAGAATCCCAAAACAACTTCGagtatttaatcaaattttattcaGAAGACTTCAACGACAACCCAGAAATAATCATTGCTGAGAGAAAACTTTG GAGAAGAAACAATCAGAAAGTTGAAACTGCCATTCAACAAAAAAGGCCGCACAACTGTGATCAAAAGATTATGCTGCTTCATGACAATAATTACAGAGTCCACAAAGATCGCCAAGTCCATGAAGTAATCGACGAGTGCGGCTTTGTAAAAATGGAACATCCATCCTACAGCCCAGATTTTACACTGAGTGACTGA